TGACGCCCATATGGTGAAGAACGGCTTGCGGAAAGTAGAGAAGATAAAGGGAATAGAAATTGTCTATACAAAAGAACACGAGACGGCAGACATATATATAGAGAAGACGCTTGACCGCATAGGTAAGATCAAGAGAGTTAGAGTTGCCACCTCAGACTGGGTAGAGCAACAGGTCGTGCTGGGACGGGGCGGGACCAGAATATCTGCTAGAGAGTTAAAGCTAGAAATCGAGGACAACAAGAGGCATATAGCCCAGAAGTCAAGAGAAATAAACAGGCCCAACAATCTTGTCATAGGGAGACTGGATGAAAAGCTGGTGAAAAGGCTTGAAGAGTGGAAGCGACTCAACTGCGAGGAATGATTTAATCCCACCCCTAAGGGTATAAGGCATTTAGGGGGAGGGTGGGGAATGTGTGCGGAGAGTTAAAAAATGCAACAAGTCTTTACGATGCACTAGAGGATGAAGAGCTTTTAGAGGAAGCCAAGCGAGGCGACGCTTTGAGCTTAGGTTACCTGATGAAAAAGTATGAGTACTTTGTAAGGGCTAAGGCCAGAAAGTATTTTTTAAACGGAGCTGAGAAAGAAGATGTATTTCAGGAGGGGCGGATGGGGCTTTACAGAGCCGTGCTAGACTATGACCCTGAGAAATCCACTTCTTTTAAGTTCTTTGCAGAGATATGTATCACAAGGCATATAATGACCGCTGTGAGCGCTCAGAATAGACAGAAACATATGCCGATGAATACCTATCTGTCGACAGACAAAGCGCTGTACGACAGCGGGTCAAACTGGAACCTCTCGAATATGATATCCGAGGGCGAAGCTGGAGATCCAGAGTGGATATATATAAACCGAGAACAGCGAATGGAATTTCGTGAAGCCATGAAGAAGTCGCTTTCAAGACTAGAGCGGAACGTGTTCTCGCTCCATATGAGAGGTGTTCCCTATGCTGAGATGTCTGAAATACTGGGGAAAGGCGAAAAGTCAATCGACAATGCCCTTCAAAGAGCTAGAATAAAAGCCCAGAACTATATGGAATCAAAACTGAAAACTTAGTTTTTATGTTATTGACATATAGGGTGGGAGATAGTAGAATATGGGGTAGATGATGCCTGTGTAGCTCAGTAGGTAGAGCACTTGCATGGTAAGCAAGGGGTCGCTGGTTCAAATCCGGTCATAGGCTCCAAAAAAGAATATAAATAGTAAATTCTTATAGAATAGAGACCATCTTTTCTGAAACAGTAGGCAGATGGTCTTTATTACAAATCACTATCCGAGGAGGAAAAGAAGAATGGGAAAAGCAAAATTTGAAAGAAATAAGCCACACGTAAACATAGGAACAATAGGACACGTAGACCACGGTAAGACAACACTTACAGCGGCGATCACAATGGTTCTTAACAAGAAGTATGGAACAGGAGAAGGAGTTTCATACGACAATATAGACAAGGCACCAGAGGAAAGAGAA
This is a stretch of genomic DNA from Andreesenia angusta. It encodes these proteins:
- a CDS encoding NYN domain-containing protein; the protein is MNGKEYLFVDGYNIINCWEELKKLSAMDLDTARNRLIDIMVEYHVYTKTVVVIVFDAHMVKNGLRKVEKIKGIEIVYTKEHETADIYIEKTLDRIGKIKRVRVATSDWVEQQVVLGRGGTRISARELKLEIEDNKRHIAQKSREINRPNNLVIGRLDEKLVKRLEEWKRLNCEE
- the sigH gene encoding RNA polymerase sporulation sigma factor SigH, whose translation is MCGELKNATSLYDALEDEELLEEAKRGDALSLGYLMKKYEYFVRAKARKYFLNGAEKEDVFQEGRMGLYRAVLDYDPEKSTSFKFFAEICITRHIMTAVSAQNRQKHMPMNTYLSTDKALYDSGSNWNLSNMISEGEAGDPEWIYINREQRMEFREAMKKSLSRLERNVFSLHMRGVPYAEMSEILGKGEKSIDNALQRARIKAQNYMESKLKT